In Hydractinia symbiolongicarpus strain clone_291-10 chromosome 13, HSymV2.1, whole genome shotgun sequence, a single genomic region encodes these proteins:
- the LOC130624116 gene encoding ADP-ribosylation factor-like protein 6-interacting protein 4, translating into MYRLEVERFDRSRKKRSRSQSSLNSPDRKKSPSKKKRRRSRSSSSSSCERRKKKKKKESGKMKKKNHTYSSESTDSSDSEKKTRKKKKQKRKKKNKKKKSHKKEKSQTDKVATTHAQLSDATKIKQPTIQATPVISNTSSSVPSVPKRRAMVPMTKEEYDKQQSIVRRVYDPDTGRNRLVKGDGEILEEIVSLARHKEINKMSTKQDGLSFAASIGLLRK; encoded by the exons ATGTATCGTTTGGAAGTGGAGAGGTTTGATCGTTCGCGGAAAAAAAGAAGTCGAAGCCAAAGTTCTTTAAATTCACCAGACCGAAAGAAATCAccttcaaaaaagaaaagaagacgCAGTAGatcatcttcatcttcatcatgtgaaagaagaaagaagaaaaagaagaaggagagcgggaaaatgaaaaagaagaatcATACATATTCAAGTGAGAGCACAGACAGTTCCGATAGTGAAAAAAAGACTagaaagaagaagaagcagaagagaaagaagaagaacaagaagaaaaaaagtcatAAAAAGGAAAAATCTCAGACAGATAAAGTTGCAACTACTCATGCGCAGTTATCGGATGCCACGAAGATTAAACAACCGACAATTCAAGCAACGCCCGTCATCAGTAATACGTCGTCGTCAGTGCCTAGTGTTCCAAAACGAAG AGCAATGGTACCAATGACAAAAGAAGAATATGATAAACAACAGAGTATCGTGAGGAGGGTGTATGATCCTGACACTGGAAGAAATAG GCTTGTAAAAGGTGACGGTGAAATATTGGAAGAAATCGTCAGTTTAGCTAGACATAAAGAAATCAACAAG ATGTCAACAAAACAAGATGGACTTTCGTTTGCTGCTTCGATAGGTTTGCTGCGAAAATAA
- the LOC130624115 gene encoding testis-expressed protein 9-like: protein MNRPPSGRRSNNATKLLYKEQEFKELNAALEEKTASLITEAELVLRGQDSLFSDVDATSGKINQNDISTSHRMSTSAYSTLDDTDAPLFSIQPEPVTKAVKGKEKVQSKQRPQSGPTLPNKKVENVIKKKRPQSSKPTTRNKLLASPINLIEERATLADRINTLELEAADDVYTPTGMNDDVLPDVANDIGSDATIRFLKAKLRVMQEELDNIAVECREKASVISKLKNTIKEKEEIEINLVKKNGNLQSIIEKHKSSQDDVRSKNSHLESEIASLRKEVDKFKREKKQNLANKNTLEVRLNRALEDVEKHKSALQKSKESSKATNETDRKRLEQLQHENKRLEKQKNELLTAFKKQLKLIDILKRQKMHIEAAKMLEFSEEEFIRALDWGK, encoded by the exons ATGAATAGACCCCCCTCTGGAAGAAGAAGCAACAATGCAACGAAACTACTTTATAAGGAGCAAGAATTTAA AGAACTTAATGCTGCATTAGAAGAGAAGACTGCAAGTTTAATAACAGAAGCAGAGCTAGTGTTG cgtGGGCAAGATAGCCTGTTTAGTGACGTTGATGCCACTAGCGGTAAGATTAACCAAAATGATATAAG cACTTCACATAGAATGAGTACGTCTGCTTATAGCACTTTAGATGATACTGATGCACCTTTATTTTCTATTCAACCTGAACCTGTTACAAAAGCTGTAAAAGGAAAGGAGAAAGTTCAAAGTAAACAG AGACCTCAGTCTGGACCGACTTTACCTAACAAGAAGGTTGAGAAcgtgataaaaaagaaaag GCCACAATCGTCAAAACCGACAACACGAAACAAATTGTTGGCCTCTCCAATTAACTTGATTGAAGAGCGTGCAACACTGGCTGATCGTATCAACACGTTGGAGTTGGAGGCAGCAGATGATGTGTATACACCTACTGGAATGAATGATGATGTTCTACCTGATGTTGCGAATGATATTGGCAGCG ATGCTACTATAAGATTTCTGAAAGCCAAGTTACGTGTTATGCAGGAGGAATTGGACAACATTGCTGTAGAATGTAGAGAAAAG GCCAGCGTTATTTCGAAGCTCAAAAATACTATAAAAGAGAAGGAAGAAATAGAAATTAACTTAGTAAAGAAAAATGGAAACTTGCAG agTATTATAGAGAAGCACAAGTCCTCGCAAGACGATGTTCGATCCAAAAACTCACACCTAGAGTCGGAAATTGCGTCCTTACGAAAG GAAGTGGACAAATTTAAACGCGAAAAGAAACAAAACTTAGCCAACAAGAACACACTAGAAGTTAG ATTGAACAGAGCGTTGGAAGATGTGGAAAAACATAAATCTGCTTTGCAGAAATCAAAAGAATCGTCAAAG GCTACCAACGAAACAGACCGCAAACGTTTGGAACAGTTGCAGCATGAAAACAAACGCTTGgagaaacaaaaaaacgaaTTATTGACAGCATTCAAGAAACAGTTGAAACTCATTGATATTTTGAAAAGACAAAAG ATGCATATCGAAGCAGCGAAAATGTTAGAATTCTCAGAAGAGGAATTTATTCGTGCTTTGGATTGGGGAAAGTGA
- the LOC130624111 gene encoding transient receptor potential cation channel subfamily A member 1-like, with translation MLKKSGKVFPNPVNHQNEGIKNRYYTHIDDIAMSEYKEDKRKKSKSLEEWNSIFSQIKTVSKWRNFITKRRCQTIKLNAQKMNNQQFYENLNSTLNGIASEEEDSDEDEDVSHIRRQTFEHRNLSKSSNKALLIYFSKLARSKNESDELDLDFIESLLTNGADINMADKYGQTIFHEVARTWHIDVGTFLLAHNGNINQTDKYGRTPLHIAAAVNYPQMVKFLIDNGANEKARTYGEDQTPVHYAAKNDAVDSLRMLWKLNCDMEVRDSKSRTPLQVAAELDRSETALFLVEINVDVGVVDSSGLSALTLMVDKMPPVAKKALSCFHKTDRPNRKQYFYLNLLEPTQPGNSSVLAKTPMQAVLQNKQMNLLLHPVFRQLLTVKWNSFARMRHFAQLLIQLLFILIWSAVGLTLPYDGTSEYTKGDLKDKWWRVLLESSAVLLTLYFIAQEIYEWRCSVRQHHRWGEWRSAEMQKDLKYCHPRWPEEKKYILQELDRIKESEVRYFADMWNMLDWVTYIWIVTGIVARIFALTGDARASGHHKKILATSLIVIWLRLMKIIRAYQALGPFIVMLGNILEDTLKFCFLFMEFFIPYLMAFWMLFGGKDHASKMVARGQSSSGWKEVNDLIYSVWLVTVVGDYDYPALITIDKVMAQVLIGSYTALSGILLLNLFIALMSDTFQRVYDNAKANALMQRAIAIDTYQIGLSRKTRDRFRMFIQGQCAPQQVYYDDDDNDESGELEKMTIQIKEVVDEIKENLDERWSAMEGNNNGGNNHNNTGSSVSLGDEFNERLKGALSKHEKDMKSMHKKIDELTNLVQYLVNKDKIADQDEVDGANKFTTLPSIFDLKPEMFTRSVDYRISPSTRQNDDTDDTDVS, from the exons ATGCTGAAAAAATCAGGGAAAGTTTTCCCAAATCCTGTTAATCATCAAAACGAAGGTATTAAGAATAGATATTATACTCATATTGATGACATTGCAATGTCTGAATACAAAGAAGATAAACGCAAGAAATCTAAAAGTTTAGAAGAGTGGAATTCAATTTTCTCTCAAATAAAAACTGTGTCCAAATGGCGAAATTTCATAACAAAAAGAAGGTGCCAAACTATAAAGTTGAATGCTCAAAAAATGAATAACCAACAGTTTTACGAGAATTTAAATTCAACATTAAATGGAATAGCTTCGGAAGAGGAGGACTCTGATGAAGATGAGGACGTTAGCCATATTAGAAGGCAAACTTTTGAACACAGAAATTTGTCAAAGTCGAGCAATAAAGCATTATTGATATATTTTTCCAAATTGGCTCGTAGTAAGAACGAATCAGATGagttagatttagattttatagAAAGTTTATTAACCAATGGAGCTGATATAAACATGGCAGACAAGTATGGCCAAACTATTTTCCATGAAGTAGCTCGAACATGGCACATTGATGTTGGTACCTTTTTGTTAGCACATAATGGTAATATTAATCAAACAGACAAATATGGAAGGACTCCATTGCACATTGCTGCAGCAGTCAATTACCCTCAAATGGTTAAATTCTTAATAGATAATGGAG CTAATGAAAAGGCAAGAACATATGGAGAAGACCAAACACCTGTCCATTATGCTGCAAAAAATGATGCAGTAGATTCACTGCGCATGTTATGGAAACTCAATTGTGACATGGAAGTACGTGATAGTAAAAGTCGAACTCCATTGCAGGTTGCAGCTGAGTTAG ATCGTTCAGAAACTGCTTTGTTCCTGGTGGAGATCAATGTTGATGTGGGTGTTGTTGACAGCAGTGGCTTATCTGCCCTTACTTTAATGGTGGATAAAATGCCACCAGTTGCAAAGAAAGCACTTAGTTGCTTTCACAAAACTGACAGACCCAACAGAAAGCAGTACTTCTACTTAAATTTGTTAGAACCAACACAACCTGGAAATAGTTCTGTTCTTGCCAAGACACCAATGCAG GctgttctgcaaaataaacaaatgaaTTTGCTGTTACATCCAGTGTTTCGACAGCTGTTAACAGTCAAGTGGAATAGTTTTGCACGTATGCGTCACTTTGCACAGTTATTGATCCaacttttatttatcttaatttggtCAGCGGTTGGTTTGACGTTACCTTATGATGGTACATCAGAGTATACGAAGGGAGATTTAAAAGACAAATGGTGGAGAGTGTTGCTGGAGTCGTCGGCTGTGTTGCTGACTTTGTATTTTATTGCACAG GAGATTTACGAATGGAGGTGTTCTGTGCGACAGCATCACAGGTGGGGAGAGTGGAGAAGTGCTGAAATGCAGAAGGACCTTAAATACTGCCATCCGAGGTGgcctgaagaaaaaaaatacattcttcAAGAACTTGATCGTATCAAGGAATCGGAAGTCAGATATTTCGCCGACATGTGGAACATGTTAGATTGGGTCACTTACATTTGGATCGTCACTGGTATTGTCGCACGCATTTTTGCGTTGACGGGTGACGCCAGAGCGAGTGGACACCACAAGAAGATACTAGCGACTTCATTGATCGTCATTTGGTTACGTCTTATGAAGATAATTCGCGCCTACCAAGCGTTGG GTCCCTTTATTGTCATGCTGGGGAATATCTTGGAAGACACGttgaagttttgttttttatttatggaGTTCTTCATACCATACCTCATGGCGTTTTGGATGTTGTTTGGTGGAAAAGACCACGCATCAAAAATGGTAGCTCGTGGTCAGTCGTCCTCTGGTTGGAAGGAAGTCAATGACTTGATATATTCCGTCTGGTTAGTAACCGTGGTTGGAGACTACGACTATCCAGCCTTAATAACGATAGATAAAGTCATGGCTCAAGTCCTCATCGGATCTTACACAGCTTTGTCTGGCATCttacttttaaatttatttatcgcCTTGATGTCTGATACGTTTCAGCGAGTGTACGACAACGCTAAAGCCAACGCACTTATGCAAAGAGCTATAGCCATCGATACCTATCAAATCGGGCTCTCGAGGAAAACCAGAGACCGGTTCCGTATGTTTATACAAGGCCAGTGCGCTCCACAG caagtATATTACGATGATGACGATAATGACGAAAGTGGCGAGCTTGAAAAAATGACCATACAAATTAAAGAAGTTGTGgacgaaataaaagaaaatttggaCGAACGGTGGAGTGCCATGGAGGGTAACAATAATGGCGGCAATAACCACAATAACACGGGAAGTAGTGTTTCTTTAGGCGACGAATTCAACGAGCGATTGAAGGGAGCGTTGAGTAAACACGAGAAGGATATGAAGTCGATGCATAAAAAAATAGACGAGTTAACTAATTTAGTTCAGTATTTGGTAAATAAAGACAAAATTGCAGACCAAGATGAAGTAGATGGTGCTAATAAATTCACTACTTTACCATCCATATTCGACTTAAAGCCCGAAATGTTTACACGGTCTGTAGATTATCGTATTTCCCCGTCGACACGCCAAAACGACGACACTGACGACACTGATGTTTCGTAA